A window of the Juglans microcarpa x Juglans regia isolate MS1-56 chromosome 5D, Jm3101_v1.0, whole genome shotgun sequence genome harbors these coding sequences:
- the LOC121264662 gene encoding zinc finger CCCH domain-containing protein 14-like, whose product MDIRKRGRPEAGLNANGGAKKFKQEMDSTGVGSKSKPCTKFFSTAGCPFGESCHFLHYVPGGYNAVAQMMNLAPAVPAASRNMAGPPTIQNGSTPAVKTRMCNKYNTAEGCKFGDKCHFAHNDWELGKPIAPSHEDPRAMGPIPGRMGSRMELAPPGPAASFGASATAKISVDASLAGAIIGKGGVNSKQICRQTGAKLSIRDHESDPNLRNIELEGTFEQIKEASAMVRQLIVTVSVSGPPKTHGMPGAAAPPGSNYKTKLCENFTKGSCTFGERCHFAHGAAELRKSGV is encoded by the exons ATGGATATTCGCAAGAGAGGGAGGCCTGAAGCTGGGTTGAACGCTAATGGCGGCGCCAAGAAGTTCAAACAAG AAATGGACTCAACTGGTGTAGGAAGCAAATCGAAGCCATGCACCAAGTTTTTCAG CACTGCTGGCTGTCCCTTTGGTGAGAGCTGCCACTTCCTGCACTATGTTCCTGGTGGATATAATGCTGTGGCACAGATGATGAATCTAGCACCTGCTGTTCCTGCAGCATCTAGAAACATGGCGGGGCCACCAACAATCCAAAATGGCTCTACACCTGCAGTTAAAACCCGCATGTGCAACAAGTATAATACTGCTGAGGGCTGCAAATTTGGTGACAAATGCCATTTCGCTCATAATGACTGGGAACTTGGTAAGCCTATTGCTCCATCTCATGAAGATCCACGTGCAATGGGACCTATCCCTGGCCGAATGGGTTCTCGGATGGAGCTTGCCCCACCAGGCCCTGCTGCTAGCTTTGGTGCTTCGGCCACTGCAAAAATCAGTGTCGATGCTTCCCTTGCTGGAGCCATCATTGGGAAGGGTGGTGTGAATTCCAAGCAGATATGTCGCCAGACAGGCGCCAAGCTTTCAATTCGAGATCACGAGTCTGATCCCAATCTCAGAAACATTGAACTTGAGGGGACTTTTGAACAGATTAAGGAAGCGAGTGCTATGGTGAGGCAGCTAATCGTGACTGTCTCAGTGTCCGGCCCTCCAAAAACCCATGGAATGCCTGGGGCTGCAGCTCCGCCCGGAAGCAACTATAAGACTAAGCTGTGTGAGAACTTTACCAAGGGATCGTGCACCTTTGGAGAAAGATGTCACTTTGCTCATGGTGCTGCTGAATTGCGCAAATCAGGAGTGTGA